The following coding sequences lie in one Thermosulfuriphilus ammonigenes genomic window:
- a CDS encoding DVU0524 family FlgM-associated protein, whose translation MNILNNHIQHVIRTYGRQMGSGFRALRRTDSTPKLDLVTITPEGKRRQLLDRLTSQIMERLLKGGNELPPEALKEVAVQEGLDVVSGKVKDGKFVFRLYHPEQGEVIKELDLEQMAEVAKKIADRQLKELEEKEL comes from the coding sequence ATGAACATACTTAATAACCATATCCAGCATGTCATTCGTACCTACGGACGCCAAATGGGAAGCGGCTTTCGGGCCTTGCGCCGCACTGATTCTACTCCTAAACTGGATTTGGTTACCATCACCCCTGAGGGAAAAAGGCGTCAACTTCTTGACAGGTTGACCTCTCAGATCATGGAACGCCTCCTTAAAGGAGGTAATGAATTGCCTCCTGAGGCCCTTAAGGAAGTGGCCGTTCAGGAGGGGCTTGATGTTGTCTCCGGTAAAGTTAAAGATGGAAAGTTTGTTTTCCGATTATATCATCCCGAACAGGGCGAAGTCATCAAAGAGTTAGATCTGGAACAAATGGCCGAAGTGGCTAAAAAGATAGCCGATCGTCAGCTAAAAGAATTAGAGGAGAAGGAGCTATGA
- the flgM gene encoding flagellar biosynthesis anti-sigma factor FlgM, protein MKIIDLYQKLGQTNPLEQSRQAQETAQTQKAQEAQSQPPQGDRVDLSQTSKDLKKVQAVLENTPDVRADKVRAIKEQIETGTYQVDSKKVAQAMLTDLLKDLG, encoded by the coding sequence ATGAAAATTATAGACCTTTATCAGAAGCTAGGCCAGACCAATCCTCTGGAGCAGAGTCGTCAAGCCCAGGAAACAGCGCAAACCCAAAAGGCTCAAGAGGCTCAAAGCCAACCGCCGCAGGGGGACCGGGTGGATCTCTCTCAAACCTCAAAAGATCTCAAAAAAGTTCAGGCCGTCTTAGAAAACACACCTGATGTCCGGGCTGATAAGGTTCGGGCAATCAAGGAGCAAATAGAAACCGGAACCTACCAGGTAGATTCCAAAAAGGTCGCCCAGGCCATGTTAACTGACCTCCTCAAAGATCTAGGTTAA
- a CDS encoding RNA ligase encodes MSELELLKRSLPQRFKKSPEEMLKALEEGRLEPMSMVSGFRVKKGLWGLEPGTVLTPEWLIPAFPRIPRLFVLKEGLRRNFTGPFYAEEKIEGYNVRLVRLSGKIVAITRRGYICPFATDRWPDFLDLEAFFDRYPHLMVCCEVAGPENPFLTEWPPYISRDIRFFVFDLLDLSTGCLLSPEKRYRLTEEFSFPAPEVHGPFSAHQWQEVAEILKRYDREGREGLVFKERQGQRVFKYVTPRSNLEDLRVSIAFAGDLHPAYYLHRIIRLALAHLELEERRDEELWRDFGQAVFPPLLSALKEVKRGGRITEQFRIRLRSKLAFENLLKHFAKTQVRIKILHQSWEDGYLVVTFSKEYPRSTDFWASKLSGAPEVD; translated from the coding sequence GTGTCAGAGCTTGAACTTCTTAAAAGATCTCTTCCTCAGAGGTTTAAAAAGAGCCCTGAGGAGATGCTTAAGGCCCTTGAGGAAGGACGCCTCGAACCCATGTCCATGGTATCAGGATTCAGGGTAAAAAAGGGGCTCTGGGGTCTTGAACCAGGAACTGTTTTAACCCCAGAGTGGCTAATCCCGGCTTTCCCCCGAATTCCTCGACTTTTCGTTCTCAAAGAAGGGCTGAGGCGCAACTTCACCGGACCTTTCTACGCCGAGGAAAAGATAGAAGGTTATAACGTCCGTCTGGTCAGGCTATCAGGGAAGATAGTCGCCATTACTAGACGTGGCTATATATGTCCTTTTGCCACCGATCGTTGGCCCGATTTCCTCGATCTTGAGGCCTTTTTTGATAGATACCCCCACTTGATGGTCTGCTGTGAGGTAGCCGGACCGGAGAACCCCTTTCTTACCGAATGGCCGCCGTATATCTCCCGTGATATAAGATTCTTTGTCTTTGATCTGCTGGATCTCTCCACAGGTTGTCTCCTCAGTCCGGAAAAACGATATCGCCTGACAGAAGAATTTTCCTTCCCGGCCCCTGAGGTACATGGACCGTTCTCTGCCCACCAGTGGCAGGAGGTAGCTGAAATCCTCAAACGCTACGATCGAGAGGGTCGAGAAGGCCTTGTCTTTAAAGAAAGACAGGGCCAACGAGTCTTTAAGTATGTAACGCCCCGTTCAAATCTTGAAGACCTCCGGGTCTCTATAGCCTTTGCCGGAGATCTCCACCCGGCTTACTACCTTCACCGAATCATTCGCCTGGCCTTAGCCCACTTAGAACTGGAGGAAAGAAGGGATGAAGAACTCTGGCGAGACTTTGGTCAGGCAGTCTTTCCTCCCCTTCTTTCTGCCCTCAAAGAGGTCAAGAGAGGGGGGAGAATCACCGAACAGTTCCGAATAAGATTGCGAAGCAAGCTGGCCTTTGAAAACCTTCTAAAGCACTTCGCCAAGACCCAGGTGAGGATTAAAATTCTTCATCAGAGCTGGGAAGATGGCTATCTGGTGGTGACCTTTTCTAAGGAATATCCCCGATCCACAGACTTCTGGGCTAGCAAGCTCTCAGGAGCGCCGGAGGTGGACTAA
- a CDS encoding RNA ligase partner protein: MKAKDLEGERLVVDTSVFTNPEIYRQFGPEPTRAFLNFLELVGQAPSLRVYMPSSVYSELKRSLKAHELSRAARAVFRIKSPKKYELKIPAFLLYELIDDIRQRINKGLRVAEEAVRSTSFREEAEIINTLRRKYREALREGIVDSKEDIELVLLTMELDGLLLSADQGVLNLADKLGLRWICPEEIRETVESLVHLRRS; this comes from the coding sequence GTGAAAGCCAAAGATCTCGAGGGTGAAAGGCTGGTAGTTGATACCAGCGTCTTCACCAATCCTGAGATTTACCGACAATTTGGGCCTGAGCCCACAAGGGCCTTTCTCAACTTTTTAGAGCTTGTGGGCCAGGCCCCTTCCCTTCGTGTTTACATGCCCTCTTCTGTCTACAGTGAGCTTAAAAGGTCATTAAAGGCCCATGAGCTCTCTCGGGCCGCCCGGGCTGTCTTCCGTATTAAATCTCCCAAAAAGTATGAGCTGAAAATTCCCGCTTTTTTGCTCTATGAGCTTATTGACGATATCCGTCAGAGGATAAACAAGGGGTTGCGGGTGGCTGAGGAGGCCGTAAGATCAACCAGTTTTCGGGAGGAGGCCGAGATTATCAATACCCTTCGGCGTAAATATCGCGAAGCCCTAAGAGAAGGGATCGTCGATAGCAAGGAGGATATTGAACTCGTTCTCCTGACCATGGAACTTGATGGTTTACTTCTTTCGGCCGACCAAGGGGTTCTTAACCTGGCCGATAAATTGGGACTTAGGTGGATATGCCCGGAGGAAATTAGGGAAACGGTGGAGTCGTTAGTCCACCTCCGGCGCTCCTGA
- a CDS encoding sulfide-dependent adenosine diphosphate thiazole synthase: MSLDEIKISRAILDRYFQKLSDCLDLDVAVVGGGPSGLMAALKLAEAGYKVAVFERKLSIGGGMWGGGMMFNEIVVQEEGARILKELGVPAEPYDDGYYTADAVCCMTTLTSKACLAGVKVFNLISVEDVMVRENRVTGLVINWTAVEMASLHVDPLAVRAKYVVEATGHDCEVLRVIERKLGGGLFTETGKIIGEKSLWAEMAETTTLENTKEAFPGVFVTGMAANATFGSFRMGPIFGGMLLSGEKVASLIEERLKQGK, translated from the coding sequence ATGTCTTTAGACGAGATCAAAATCTCACGGGCCATTCTTGATCGTTATTTTCAAAAGCTTTCCGACTGCCTGGATCTCGATGTCGCCGTGGTCGGAGGCGGGCCTTCGGGCCTGATGGCGGCCTTAAAGCTGGCCGAAGCAGGTTACAAGGTAGCCGTCTTTGAGCGTAAACTCTCAATCGGCGGCGGTATGTGGGGCGGCGGAATGATGTTTAATGAAATTGTTGTCCAGGAGGAGGGGGCTCGGATCCTTAAGGAACTTGGTGTTCCCGCTGAGCCCTATGATGACGGTTATTATACCGCCGATGCCGTTTGTTGCATGACCACCCTGACCTCCAAGGCCTGTCTGGCCGGAGTCAAGGTCTTTAACCTTATTAGCGTTGAAGATGTTATGGTGAGAGAAAATCGGGTTACTGGTTTGGTTATTAACTGGACGGCGGTGGAAATGGCCTCTCTCCATGTGGATCCCTTGGCTGTTCGCGCTAAGTATGTGGTCGAGGCTACCGGACACGACTGCGAGGTCTTAAGAGTGATTGAGCGCAAGCTGGGTGGAGGTCTCTTTACTGAGACTGGCAAGATCATTGGAGAAAAGTCTCTCTGGGCCGAGATGGCGGAGACTACCACCCTGGAGAATACCAAAGAGGCCTTTCCCGGCGTCTTTGTCACCGGGATGGCGGCCAATGCCACCTTTGGTTCCTTTCGCATGGGGCCTATCTTCGGAGGAATGCTTCTCTCCGGGGAAAAGGTGGCCTCCCTTATTGAGGAGAGACTAAAACAGGGTAAGTGA
- the fdhF gene encoding formate dehydrogenase subunit alpha — protein MPERSPEVRVGDFEEVELGFNEAMARREASRCLSCGCLGLSKCSFRDQIIEHQAKVSHAPTRLRVPVDSSHPFIIVDANKCIACTRCERACPYGALELSINDGQVPEISIRLKDNCLSCGACVDACPTGALTKKTVVLPASSSEMTKVPGVCTFCGTGCNLEIHTKCGTIVEIKANENLPPNFANLCVKGRFGYTFYRHKDRLTKPLIRTSIDSPFREVSWEEAIEFAAFSLKEIRDSLGPQAIGVLASARCSNEENFLYQKFARAVIGTNSVDNCARVUHAPSVAGLAATIGSGAATNPFADIYKAQVLMVFGANSTEAHPIIGLKIMEAAQAGAKLIVVDPRLTDLARRADLWLPLKPGTNVPLVNGMLHVIFKENLYDEDFIAERTEGFEGLKKYILEEFPLDRVEAITRVPKEKIIEAARLFATAERSMILYGLGVAEHKGGTEGVIALADLVLATGQVGREGAGINPLRGQHNVQGACDMGCLPYVLPGYQSPADPVAIKKFEELWGVAPPTEKGLMEPQMYQAALKGDLKALYIIGYDPAQTGGNAGCIREALKSLKLLIVQDIFLSETAKLAHVVLPGACVFEKEGTYTNGERRVRRFFKAVDPPGEALPDWQIVCRLAQAMGYPMKYDHPGQIMDEISRLAPPFKGISYQTLGPEGLHWPCPEPGRPGIARMHTESFPRGRAKFVPANYVPSEELPDRDYPFILITGRRLVHFNNGSMTRRAEGFEIIGPEELLEMNPQDAQALGIRDGQMVRVSSRRGKIKVRVKVTDKSQPGCVFMAFHHPETPVNLLTSPGVDTKTMTPEYKVCAVRVEPLP, from the coding sequence ATGCCCGAGCGTTCTCCTGAAGTCCGGGTGGGAGACTTTGAGGAGGTAGAGCTCGGTTTCAATGAGGCTATGGCCCGTCGGGAGGCCAGCCGCTGTCTTTCCTGTGGTTGTCTGGGTCTTTCTAAATGTAGCTTCCGGGATCAAATCATAGAACATCAGGCCAAGGTTTCCCACGCCCCTACTCGCCTCAGGGTTCCGGTAGACAGTAGCCATCCCTTTATTATTGTTGATGCCAACAAGTGTATTGCCTGTACTCGGTGTGAGCGGGCCTGTCCCTATGGAGCCCTTGAGCTTTCCATTAATGATGGCCAAGTGCCGGAAATTTCCATCAGACTCAAGGACAATTGCCTCTCTTGCGGGGCCTGTGTGGATGCTTGTCCTACGGGGGCCCTAACGAAGAAGACAGTTGTTCTGCCAGCCTCCTCTTCAGAAATGACTAAAGTTCCAGGTGTCTGCACCTTCTGCGGTACCGGTTGTAACCTGGAAATTCACACCAAATGTGGCACGATAGTGGAGATCAAGGCCAATGAGAATCTTCCTCCAAACTTTGCCAACCTTTGTGTTAAAGGTCGTTTTGGCTACACCTTCTATCGCCACAAGGATCGTCTGACCAAACCCCTTATTCGGACCAGCATTGACTCCCCGTTTAGGGAGGTCTCCTGGGAGGAGGCCATAGAGTTTGCCGCCTTTTCCCTTAAGGAGATTCGGGACAGTCTCGGACCTCAGGCCATAGGGGTTTTGGCCTCAGCTCGCTGTAGTAACGAGGAAAATTTCCTTTACCAAAAATTTGCCCGCGCAGTTATCGGCACAAATAGTGTCGATAACTGCGCCCGGGTCTGACATGCGCCTTCGGTCGCGGGTCTCGCGGCCACTATCGGTTCCGGTGCGGCGACCAATCCCTTTGCTGATATCTATAAAGCCCAGGTCCTGATGGTCTTTGGGGCCAATAGCACTGAGGCCCATCCCATCATCGGTCTTAAAATAATGGAGGCGGCCCAGGCCGGGGCCAAACTTATCGTCGTTGATCCTCGTCTGACCGATTTGGCCCGAAGGGCCGATCTTTGGCTTCCCTTAAAGCCTGGCACCAATGTTCCTCTGGTTAATGGCATGTTACATGTCATCTTTAAAGAAAACCTTTATGATGAAGATTTTATTGCCGAACGAACCGAAGGTTTTGAAGGCTTAAAGAAGTACATTCTTGAAGAATTTCCTCTCGATCGGGTCGAGGCCATTACCCGGGTTCCTAAAGAGAAGATCATCGAAGCCGCTAGGCTTTTCGCTACAGCAGAACGGTCCATGATCCTCTACGGCCTGGGGGTAGCTGAGCATAAGGGTGGTACGGAGGGCGTTATTGCCCTGGCTGATCTAGTTCTGGCTACCGGTCAGGTCGGACGTGAAGGGGCGGGAATAAATCCTCTCAGAGGTCAGCACAATGTTCAGGGTGCCTGTGACATGGGCTGTCTGCCGTATGTGCTTCCTGGCTATCAGAGCCCGGCTGATCCAGTAGCCATTAAAAAGTTTGAAGAGCTCTGGGGGGTGGCCCCTCCCACGGAAAAGGGGCTCATGGAACCCCAGATGTATCAAGCGGCTCTCAAAGGCGATCTTAAGGCCCTTTACATTATTGGTTATGACCCGGCCCAAACCGGGGGTAATGCCGGATGTATTCGAGAGGCCCTTAAGTCTCTCAAGCTCCTTATTGTCCAGGATATTTTTCTCTCAGAGACAGCCAAGTTGGCCCATGTGGTTCTTCCTGGGGCCTGTGTTTTTGAGAAAGAGGGTACTTACACTAATGGTGAGCGGCGGGTAAGGCGTTTCTTTAAGGCCGTTGATCCTCCGGGGGAGGCCCTGCCAGACTGGCAGATTGTCTGTCGTCTGGCTCAAGCTATGGGTTATCCCATGAAATATGATCATCCCGGGCAGATCATGGACGAGATATCCCGTTTGGCCCCGCCCTTTAAGGGAATTTCTTATCAGACTCTGGGGCCTGAGGGTCTTCATTGGCCCTGTCCGGAGCCTGGTCGTCCAGGGATAGCCAGGATGCATACCGAGAGCTTCCCCAGAGGGCGGGCCAAATTTGTCCCTGCCAATTATGTTCCCTCAGAAGAACTGCCTGATCGGGACTATCCATTTATTCTCATCACTGGACGCCGGCTGGTTCACTTTAATAATGGTTCCATGACCAGAAGGGCCGAGGGGTTTGAAATTATCGGTCCCGAAGAGCTCTTGGAAATGAACCCTCAAGACGCCCAGGCCTTGGGCATCCGCGATGGCCAAATGGTTCGGGTTTCCTCTAGAAGGGGGAAAATCAAGGTTAGGGTAAAGGTAACAGACAAGAGCCAGCCTGGTTGTGTCTTTATGGCCTTCCATCACCCCGAAACCCCGGTCAACCTCCTTACCAGCCCGGGTGTGGATACTAAGACCATGACTCCGGAATATAAGGTCTGTGCCGTAAGGGTGGAACCTTTGCCTTGA
- a CDS encoding dihydropteroate synthase has translation MSGKVVCIGESINIMSRSIGRAMRERDPDPIRRMAREEVELGADYLDLNIGPAKKDGPELASWIVEVVEGEVDVPISLDTTNPEAMVAGISASRRKRILMNSISAQPERMERLIPVAAESGVDVVALLWGPEGMPRDANERAAMAVDLMMRLNEAGVPNERIWFDPIATPITLGADQLSYGFEFLSMLPEIAPGAKSTVGLSNVSNGVSRHLRPYLDRVYLMMLMKYGIYSAILNVYDKELVEIAKGEHPDWVKLVHDMMDGDEPDPSSLSEKELEIYKTVRVLMGKTIFSESWLEL, from the coding sequence ATGTCTGGCAAGGTAGTGTGTATAGGAGAGAGCATTAACATTATGTCTCGGAGTATAGGTCGAGCGATGAGGGAGAGGGATCCTGATCCTATTCGTCGTATGGCGCGTGAGGAGGTGGAGTTAGGGGCGGATTATTTAGATTTGAATATAGGTCCGGCGAAGAAGGATGGTCCGGAGTTAGCGTCGTGGATAGTGGAGGTAGTGGAGGGTGAGGTGGATGTACCGATATCGTTAGACACGACGAATCCTGAGGCGATGGTAGCAGGGATTAGTGCTTCTCGTCGGAAGCGTATATTGATGAATTCGATATCGGCTCAGCCTGAGCGTATGGAGAGGTTGATACCGGTTGCGGCGGAGAGTGGTGTGGATGTGGTAGCGCTTTTATGGGGGCCTGAGGGGATGCCTCGTGATGCGAATGAGCGGGCGGCGATGGCGGTGGATTTGATGATGAGGTTGAATGAGGCTGGTGTACCGAATGAGCGGATATGGTTTGATCCGATAGCGACGCCGATAACGTTGGGAGCGGATCAGTTATCGTATGGTTTTGAGTTTTTATCGATGTTGCCGGAGATAGCGCCTGGTGCGAAGAGTACGGTGGGTTTATCGAATGTATCGAATGGGGTATCGCGTCATTTACGTCCGTATTTAGATCGTGTTTATTTGATGATGTTGATGAAGTATGGGATATATTCGGCGATATTGAATGTGTATGACAAGGAGTTAGTGGAGATAGCGAAGGGTGAGCATCCTGATTGGGTGAAGTTAGTGCATGACATGATGGATGGTGATGAGCCAGATCCTAGTAGTTTGAGTGAGAAGGAGTTAGAGATATACAAGACTGTTCGTGTATTGATGGGTAAGACTATTTTTTCTGAATCCTGGTTGGAACTCTAG
- the acsC gene encoding acetyl-CoA decarbonylase/synthase complex subunit gamma: MGLTGIQILQMLPKKNCGECKFPTCLAFAMKVAAGQTDIADCPYVSEEVKAKISEASAPPIRTVKLGGGDHTFSCGGETVLFRHEKRFEHPTGIAVLITTDMAEDEVTGRLERFKKLEYERVGIMLKADLVAIKDAGDKGAFVNLVKRVREEIPGAPLILMSQDPEALKAGADVCGDFKPLLYAATMDNYQAMAEVAKAAGAPLAVKGADIGETAFLAEELGKAGLKDLVLDTGARTIRALYEDQIAMRRAAIKHKYRPLGYPSITFPCEMTDDDLLEALIASVLIPKYAGIVVLSDLKGDILFPLLVERLNIFTDPQKPLVVQEGIYPINGPDEESPVLVTCNFALTYFIVSGEIETSRVPSWLLIKDTEGLSVLTAWAAGKFGADSIADFVKKCGIAEKVKHRKLIIPGYLASIKGELEEELPDWEILIGPREASHLPSYLKEWQAA, translated from the coding sequence ATGGGACTGACAGGGATACAGATCCTTCAGATGCTACCAAAGAAGAACTGTGGTGAGTGTAAGTTCCCCACTTGTCTGGCCTTTGCCATGAAGGTGGCTGCTGGTCAGACGGACATTGCTGATTGTCCTTATGTCTCTGAGGAGGTCAAGGCCAAGATCAGCGAGGCCTCAGCTCCGCCCATTCGGACCGTAAAACTGGGGGGTGGAGATCACACCTTCTCCTGTGGTGGGGAAACAGTCCTTTTCCGGCATGAGAAGCGTTTTGAACATCCTACCGGGATTGCCGTCTTAATAACTACAGATATGGCCGAAGATGAGGTTACCGGTCGCCTTGAGCGTTTCAAGAAGCTCGAATATGAACGGGTAGGAATTATGCTCAAGGCTGACCTGGTGGCCATTAAGGATGCAGGAGACAAAGGGGCCTTTGTTAATCTCGTCAAGAGGGTTCGAGAGGAGATCCCCGGAGCTCCCCTTATCCTCATGAGCCAGGATCCTGAAGCCCTTAAGGCTGGGGCGGATGTGTGTGGAGACTTTAAACCTCTTTTATATGCGGCCACCATGGACAACTATCAGGCCATGGCTGAGGTGGCCAAGGCTGCGGGAGCTCCTTTGGCTGTAAAGGGGGCGGATATCGGGGAGACGGCCTTTCTGGCCGAAGAGCTCGGCAAGGCTGGCCTAAAGGATCTGGTCCTCGATACTGGGGCCCGAACCATTCGAGCCCTCTATGAAGATCAGATCGCCATGCGCCGGGCAGCGATAAAGCACAAATACCGGCCTCTTGGCTATCCTAGTATAACCTTCCCTTGCGAGATGACAGATGACGATCTCCTGGAAGCCCTCATCGCCTCGGTTCTCATCCCTAAATACGCCGGCATTGTGGTGCTCTCCGACCTTAAAGGAGATATTCTCTTCCCTCTCTTGGTAGAACGTCTGAATATCTTTACCGATCCCCAGAAGCCCCTGGTGGTTCAGGAGGGGATCTATCCCATCAATGGTCCGGATGAGGAGAGTCCGGTATTGGTAACCTGTAATTTTGCCCTTACTTACTTTATTGTCTCTGGCGAAATCGAAACCAGCCGGGTGCCTTCTTGGCTACTCATAAAAGACACCGAGGGCCTTTCGGTACTTACCGCCTGGGCCGCCGGTAAGTTTGGGGCTGACTCTATTGCCGATTTTGTCAAAAAGTGTGGTATCGCCGAGAAGGTCAAACATCGCAAGTTGATAATTCCTGGCTACCTGGCCTCCATTAAAGGGGAGCTGGAGGAAGAGCTTCCTGATTGGGAAATCCTTATCGGCCCTCGGGAAGCCAGTCATCTGCCTTCTTACCTTAAAGAATGGCAGGCGGCCTAA
- the acsB gene encoding acetyl-CoA decarbonylase/synthase complex subunit alpha/beta, with amino-acid sequence MSKIIASAAIRGSHKIVDEAWAKYEEAVKKFGKDQEVAFPNTAYYLPIIYSILGLPVKKLGDCQEALEEARKLLPPVPDEHHWLPYLGPALDAGMATFFAEEVVEAIRYLEDPDFYTKTEDPVGDRIWLGAADDVIFRKRGVEFVDGTAPGFAAILGAPPSEETAVKIARELQEKNLYVFMHSDTDGRRMAEQLLHQDVQIGWSTRLVPFGPTTSSAIFAIGFACRVALAFGGIKPGDYLGNLLYNKDRTFAFVIAFGPVSDEWYANAAGAINWGFPTISDWDIPQILPTGICTYEHVVSNVPHEEIVQKAIEVRGLKVTVTKIDIPVSYGPAFEGERVRKDDLYLECGGGKTMAVELLLSREMHEVQDGKVEVVGPEMDEVSEGSRLPLAILVEVAGRSMQEDFEPIIERQFHHLINYAQGIMHVGQRNIMWLRVSKQAREKGFKFEHIGRILHAKLHQDFGSIIDKVQVTIYTEEDKVKEIMELAKQVYARRDARIEGMTDETEEIFYSCTLCQSFAPNHVCIITPERVGMCGAYNWLDGKASYEINPTGPNQPVPKGECIDPVLGQFKGINEYVYKNSRNKVERVSLYSLMVDPMTACGCFECIATMLPACNGIMIVNRDYLGMTPTGMKFTTMAGMVGGGQVTPGFLGVSKHYITSRKFLKAEGGLKRVVWMPKMLKEELKDKLLKRCEEEGMPDLLDKIADESVGTTEEEVLEFLKKVGHPALEMPPLV; translated from the coding sequence ATGTCCAAGATCATCGCTAGTGCTGCCATTCGTGGGTCCCACAAGATTGTCGATGAGGCCTGGGCCAAATATGAAGAGGCGGTCAAGAAGTTTGGAAAGGATCAGGAGGTGGCCTTTCCAAATACGGCCTATTATTTGCCGATTATCTATTCTATTCTGGGACTTCCGGTCAAAAAACTCGGAGATTGTCAAGAGGCTCTGGAGGAGGCCCGAAAGCTTCTGCCGCCGGTACCAGATGAACATCATTGGCTTCCTTACCTTGGTCCGGCCCTGGATGCCGGCATGGCCACCTTTTTTGCTGAGGAGGTTGTCGAGGCGATTCGCTACCTGGAGGATCCCGATTTTTACACCAAGACAGAGGATCCTGTTGGCGATCGTATCTGGCTGGGGGCCGCTGATGACGTCATCTTCCGAAAGAGGGGGGTGGAGTTCGTCGATGGTACGGCCCCTGGGTTTGCCGCCATTTTGGGGGCCCCTCCTTCTGAGGAGACGGCCGTCAAAATCGCCCGTGAACTTCAAGAAAAGAACCTCTATGTTTTTATGCACTCGGATACCGATGGCCGCCGTATGGCCGAGCAACTTCTCCACCAGGATGTTCAGATAGGCTGGAGCACCCGTCTGGTTCCTTTTGGGCCGACAACCTCATCGGCCATCTTTGCCATAGGTTTTGCCTGTCGGGTGGCTTTGGCCTTCGGGGGCATCAAACCAGGAGATTATCTGGGCAATCTTCTCTACAATAAGGACCGAACCTTTGCCTTTGTTATTGCCTTCGGGCCGGTCTCAGACGAGTGGTATGCCAATGCCGCTGGGGCTATAAACTGGGGCTTCCCTACCATCTCTGATTGGGATATCCCGCAGATTCTGCCCACCGGAATCTGCACCTATGAACATGTGGTCAGCAATGTTCCCCATGAGGAGATCGTTCAGAAGGCCATCGAGGTCAGAGGGCTTAAGGTCACGGTCACCAAGATCGATATTCCCGTCTCCTATGGTCCGGCCTTTGAGGGGGAACGCGTCCGTAAAGACGACCTCTACCTTGAGTGCGGCGGTGGTAAGACCATGGCGGTAGAGCTTCTCCTTTCTCGGGAGATGCATGAGGTGCAGGACGGCAAGGTAGAGGTGGTGGGGCCGGAGATGGATGAAGTTTCTGAGGGAAGTCGTCTTCCCCTGGCTATCTTGGTGGAAGTGGCCGGTCGGAGCATGCAAGAGGATTTCGAGCCCATTATTGAGCGTCAGTTTCATCATCTCATCAACTATGCCCAGGGCATTATGCACGTGGGCCAGAGAAACATCATGTGGCTCAGGGTAAGCAAGCAGGCCCGAGAGAAGGGGTTTAAATTTGAGCATATTGGCCGCATTCTTCACGCTAAGCTTCACCAAGATTTTGGTTCCATAATTGATAAGGTTCAGGTGACCATTTACACCGAGGAAGATAAGGTCAAGGAGATCATGGAGCTGGCCAAACAGGTCTATGCCCGCCGGGATGCCCGGATTGAGGGTATGACCGATGAGACCGAAGAGATTTTCTACTCCTGTACCCTTTGCCAGTCTTTTGCCCCTAATCATGTCTGCATCATTACCCCGGAGCGGGTGGGGATGTGTGGGGCCTACAACTGGCTCGATGGTAAGGCTTCTTATGAGATCAACCCCACTGGTCCTAACCAGCCTGTCCCCAAAGGAGAGTGTATTGATCCGGTTCTCGGTCAGTTCAAGGGAATCAACGAATATGTCTATAAAAATAGCCGTAACAAGGTGGAAAGGGTCTCTCTCTATAGCCTGATGGTCGATCCCATGACGGCCTGTGGTTGCTTTGAGTGTATTGCCACCATGCTTCCGGCCTGCAACGGCATTATGATCGTCAATCGTGACTATCTGGGAATGACTCCTACCGGGATGAAGTTTACCACTATGGCCGGAATGGTTGGCGGCGGTCAGGTGACTCCGGGCTTTTTGGGTGTTTCCAAACACTACATTACCAGTCGGAAGTTCCTCAAAGCCGAGGGAGGGCTTAAGCGGGTGGTCTGGATGCCCAAGATGCTCAAAGAGGAGCTAAAGGACAAACTCCTTAAGCGTTGTGAGGAAGAAGGCATGCCCGATCTTCTGGATAAGATTGCCGATGAGAGCGTAGGCACTACAGAGGAGGAGGTTCTCGAGTTTCTGAAGAAGGTCGGCCATCCGGCTTTGGAGATGCCGCCTTTGGTCTAG